The Aphis gossypii isolate Hap1 chromosome 3, ASM2018417v2, whole genome shotgun sequence genome includes a region encoding these proteins:
- the LOC114122660 gene encoding uncharacterized protein LOC114122660: protein MSLLRSSIVFAVLLTCICAQKPFYASSSNQYPSVLPQNLPANNGDLGNRIGENSTPDPYLGSEKQPVYNVEKELVDRITNEYPRDKQPFWYVNAAQLNSIRYQQQPAAVQPQTQQFGSFTPTATRRQTFIPQQQQRN from the exons atg aGTTTACTACGGTCTTCAATTGTCTTTGCAGTATTATTAACTTGCATATGTGCCCAAAAGCCATTTTATGCATCCAGCAGTAATCAGTATCCAAGCGTCTTACCCCAAAATCTACCCGCAAACAATGGAGACTTGGGCAACAGGATCGGCGAAAACTCCACTCCTGACCCATACCTGGGTTCGGAAAAGCAGCCGGTATACAACGTGGAAAAAGAGCTGGTCGACAGAATTACAAACGAGTATCCCAGGGACAAGCAACCGTTTTGGTATGTGAACGCCGCACAGCTGAACAGCATCAGATACCAACAGCAACCGGCGGCGGTACAACCTCAAACACAGCAGTTCGGCAGCTTCACACCGACGGCGACGAGGCGTCAAACATTCATTCCACAACAACAGCAGCgcaattga